CGCTTGAGATGAGCTAGTGAGGCTCTATTTAGGAGATGGGGACGTGGAAAAAGTTGACTCTATGTTGCACAAGGTAGCTCAGCAGAACCAGACCAGACCGCTGTTCAACACATACGTGGTTGTCATGGAACTCCATTTTGGCCTTCTGTATTTGTTTTTCACTTCATCTTTTTCCCGCTTGTTCTGTCTATATTGGGCGAGTGTCATGATATTACTGAGCAATCTGGACATGCTTTACTAAGGCTGTCCTTAAATGGCTTGAATATTCACTGATTACATATTTCGGAGTGTGTATGAATGATTAAAGAAAACTTGGTGAGTGTTGACAAATGTTTTCCCCAGACTGTAAACAAACCCGGTTGAAATTGATGTTGTACACCAAAAGGTTAATGAGATTTTTAGACGCTTCCTTATGGCtttgttcacctctgttttagaacatgaaaacagaggtgaacagaggAGAGTGTCCCgatgaaccaaaaaaaaaaaaacttttgttctCTTTCATTTATAATAGTTCACACTCTATATTTTTGGCCTTGAATTTTTGTGGGGATTCTAATTACTCTCTTGACGGCTTGCCGGACTTGCGGTTTGAAACCATCCCAGATCGTCATTCTGTAGACAGTAATGCATCTTTTTGATCTCTTGTCATTCtgtaatatttgtttttgtcaCTTGGCGTACGGCTTAGCATTGTCCTCTTGTTTTACGTAAACACTTGACGGCCATGTGGAGCCCATTCTTACAAGGTACCTCTCTAGGGCCATATATTGCAACAATGACTTTAGTGTTGCCCATCTCAAACACAGCAAAACTGAAATTGAAAGgaagagtaaatttaattaaaaacataacaaattaaaattaatttgaagaattactcatatatatgaTTAGTACCCGACAGCTTTGGCCCGGGACCAATCTCTGCTCGAATTTGCAAACAGATAAAGCAGATCATAAGAGAATAGGTAAACAAAGAGACCATCTAAGCGAAGGCCTTTAGAGCTCACGTACTCCATATCTGCAAAAATCTGTCTATGGCGTGTGTTAAGACTAAGAGACACAGCAATGAATGACAGCGACACTGATGAATGCCTCACGGCGCCGTTTTGGTGCAACTGGATGGGAACACTCTGCACACCAAATTTCAAAACACTTTATTaccaacccaaaaacaaaaatgagaagaCGGTCTTGCACCCTGTGCTTGTCCTTTGGTGAGAAGATGGTCAACAGTCCATATCCATATACAAGAGGAAGCACGTAATTGAGAACATGGTCAACTTTtgtcattcatttccctccCTAAAGATGAATGAGCCTGTAGTTCTTGCCCTTAACGTGACCAGTCTTTGAGCCCAGTACAGACCCGTGAGTCCCACACAGGCTAAGACAGAACTTCTCGACAGCTACATTTGAGGCTGTGAGAACGACGTTAATAGTGTTGCTTCCGCATGGCTTTAGCGCACAATCTTCACCCTCTGCACTGCCTCTCGCCGGATCGAAGCCGCCCTCTTGCAATCACCCAGCTTCGTTTCCAGCGAGTACAATGGCGTCTTCCCCACCCTCTTGCAACAGAGACGTGTATGTAAAGAACCAACCTAAACGCAGCGTTTTAAATTAGGGCATTTCAGTccatttttgtttcaaaacGAACGTGCCGTGCATGTGTCTGAGTTTCGTCGATTGAGAGGAGCAATttgacggaagggggtggattgcaaatttttggaaCTTTCTAGAGTGCAATTAATACAATCGAAACATTGGTACCAATATTGTAAATTGGTGTAAATATTATggggtaaattgtagtttttcctatttttaaattaaattttaaaataaaatgatgaaaaaaaaaggagacaaatataGTAAATAGCATGGCCTTTAACTTACAAGTCTTGTCCCTTTTGGTCTTTCCTTACTTTAGGCGGTCATTTTCTGATCACATGGACATGGCCTTGCATGTTGTCTTCCAATTGGGTTGTGCATGAGTTGCCCATGATGTTTGGTCACTAACTTTGACATTCATAGTAGTCCTTTTGATGGTATGCAAAGTTCGTGTGACATTAAATGTCTCCTGTTATTGTGCTAGAAGGGGCATGATGCCTCTTTCAAAGGCTCCGTCGAACGGATTCGGATTTTCTCCGGTTTATtaaaactagagaagagtcagTACATGGTTggaatttgttttaaaaaaatcgaaGGTGTAAAATCTGCCACgtcaaaagcaaaaagaaaattcttttttcttcttccgttCTTCCATTGctcagaccaaaaaaaaaaataaaaaaaaataatcccttCTTCTATTCAAAGTTTCAGACCCAAATTCCCTCTTCCATACCCACTTCTTCAATCGGCTGCTCTGCCCATGTTAGGTTTCTCCACCggtggagagagggcggctCACCGACGGGAAGGGCGGATGCGTGGTGGCCGGAAGCTGGCCGCTGCGGCTGTgacgaagagggagagagagagagagagagagagagagagggagagagagagagaccgagaaccgagaACTGAGCAGAGaaaggtggagagagggcgtctcaccggcgggaagggctgatgcgcggtggccggaagctggccggcgcggctgtgacggagagggagagagagagagagagagagagagggagagagagagagagaattcagaTCGGAAATGGGTTTCTGCTACCCATTtccgatctatatatatatatatatatatatatatatatatatatatatatatatatacacacatatataagcgGGAAAAAACACATATAACCGGGAGAAAACACATATACACGttctggccaaacaattgggcacgtgtactcagtacacgtccccaattgttaaaattctatttaataaaaaaattatatttgaaaaaaataacaatttgacacgcgtatttaatacgcgtgtctaattgttgaaattctatttaataaaaaaaaaattatatttggaaaaaaataacagtttgacacgtgtattgaatacacgtgtccaactggacacgtgtattaatacgcgtgtctaattgttgaaattctatttaattaaaaaaaattatatttggaaaaaaaataacagtttgacacgtgtatttaatacacgtgtccaattggacacgtgtattaaatacacgtgtcaaattggacgcgtgtatttaatacgcgtgtccaattgttgaaattctatttaattaaaaaaaaattatatttgaaaaaaacagtttcacacgtgtatttaatacacgtgtcaatttgtgacggctgtacaattagacacgtgtctccaaagacacgtgtcaaattggacgcgtgtctacagtaacgggtactgtagacacgcatCAAAATGCTTGTTTTTTTGGTGGTACCACCCCCTTTGTTGTTGTTGGCTTTTGGTGTTCCTCGTCAATGatcaaagaacaaagaagaaggctctctttgtgtttttataaaagttatataaattagaaaaagttaatGAAATCGGGAGTTTCAAACCCAAACCCTCTCTTCCATATCCTCTTCATCAAATCAAATGGGTTTGGACCGGTGGACCCTCATGAGAGACTATTGGAAAAGGTTGCTTTCTAGAAATACTGTGATTATGCAGGCAATTGGGCAGCTTGCAATATCATCAATAAGGAGTGTAAATAAACCAATATACTGAGAATGTTTTTTGCCTTGCTTAATCAAGCTTAGGCTCGTTGTATTTATAGAGAAGAAtatgttaaagtattttcaaaattaatatgtatatatatttattttgtgtcttgggaatgatttaaaaggaaggtgttaaagagcattaaataaagatagtctcacatgggaaaaagagaaaatgaagttggcatttataaggaccaacacactttaagaatttaaagtaatgcttgggtgtatactctagtacggtgcgaagcaccggacgcacacgcacacGCACACGCGCGCGTGGCAGTGGGCTGTAGGGCGCTAGTAACGTTTTGATGGCGCACTTGGAGCTcggagcgatctaatcatgacctttcGATTTTGGATGGTCCTGATCAATCGATCTagtggtttaatctaaaccataggatgcttcttaggtaaatccagtggttggatttactggacaatcaaataaataaactgtaaggtcaaatcacatttgatctaatggttaagattaattaataacgatccaatggttattattaatcaatcataAACAgttattttgatctaatggtcagatttaagtgtctgttaaaaCAACAGTTTATGACTATTACTTaagcagttatggacggttggattagcagttatttcaatattatacagaagTAACTGTTGTCCAGTTATCAGAAATATACAGAAATAACTGTTGTACagtgtttaataaaagaaataacaaaatttcttttatcttcaatgctttttctgataccttctgtatttaaaattaaaaaagtcattgtctgtctcttgctataatagaaaaatctgaaagtgtTCGGATTTAATTTTTCGTTAGTacaaaacgcaattaaacaaacagaggtttctgggctccattgtatcctggagaaatatttgctgtaacctttttgcatacctttctggtgagggcaaataatttcttaaggaaagcgacGTTGTAACGCGCCTTAGGAGTATTTCGTTTTTCTGCTTTCGTTTATCTTTTCTAACAGAATATAACAACTTAGAAACAATATACAAAGAGAAAGAGTTACACTTGAACTCTACTACTTAACCTAGATAGCTATGAATTTGAATGTGCATTATCTAGACTGATTTGATATACAGGATAATTCAAATAACATTTAGAGGCATATCATAGGCTATCTAGTGTTGCTGTTTAAATTCAAAACTTTAGGATAATAGTTATCCTTTATACGCCCCCTCAAGCTCGGAGGGGGTTAAACAACTCGGAGCTTGTCCCTTAGTGTAGCAAATCTAGAACAGGATAACGGTTTTGTGAATACATCTACAACTTGATCTTTGGTAGAAATGAACCGGATGTTTAGAGATTTAGAGGCAACCATTTCACGAACAAAGTGAAAGTCAATTGCTACAATAGCCCCTGGTTGAGCTGCAATCATCCCAAGAACTGGCCCAATTTGCATTGGAGAAAGCCTGCAATGAACAAGATGATGATTTCTGAATAAAAAGACCAAAGTTGATTGTCTGTTTAAAGTACCGCAACAGACGCTTAGCAGCCTGCCAATGTGGTAAAAGAGGTTTTTGCATGAACTGAGATAGTCGATTGACAGTAAATGCAATATCTGGGCGGGTGAGCTGCAGATATTGAAATGCCCCAATTGTACTTCAGTATAAAGTTGGATCATCAAAAATTTCACCATCAATAACTGATAGGGGAACAGAGGTTGCCATTGGAGTGCTAATTGGCTCAGCATCAGTCAGTTTGGTGCGCTGTAAAATATCAAGAATATACTTGCGTTGGCGAAGATTAATTCCATCTGATTGTTTGGATACTTCAACACCCAAGAAAAAGTTCAAATCACCGAGTTGCTTTACTGCAAACTCAGATTCCATCCTGTTAAGCAATTCAGTGATGGCAGCTGGTTGTGAACTGGTGATTATtatatcatccacatatattaaaatatatatgatggCAGCTGCAGATTTGTATATAAATAATGAAGAATCCGACTGTGAAGCAGTGAAGCCAAAATCTAACAACTTGGAGCTCAACCGAGAGAACCATACACGGGgagcttgtttcaagccatacaaaGCCTTTTGGAGGCGGCAGACATGGTTTGGAAATTGAGGGGAGTGAACCCCGGGGGTTGAGACATATAGACTTCCTCAGATAACAAACCATGTAAAAAGTCATTTTGAATATCTATTTGCTTAATAGACCAATGTTAAGAAAGAGCAATTGAGATGACCAAACGTACTGTGGTTGGCTTAATAACCGGACTATAAGTCTCTGAGTAATCAATGCCGGCTTGTTGGTGAAATCCCTTGGCTACCAAACGAGCTTTGCAGCAATCTATAGAACCGTATGGAGaagaattctttaaaaaaacatgCAGTTTGAAATGCATCATCATTGTTAAGATCACAGGACGATCTCTATTATATTCATTGTTAAGAAAGTTGGTATCAATGAAAAAGAAAGTTGTTTACTCTTGGACATGTGGCAGTTAGAGCAGCTCACAGGAGCTTTATTTCTAAAAACTGGTAAATTAAACCTAGATAGAACTTGAGAACAGACACATAGGGCTGGATGACCCAGTCGTGAATGCCAATTGCTGAGACTGGTGCGTTCTCCTACGAAGGCAAAGGATGCACGGGAAACAGGCGACACAGAGGAGCACGAAGGGCGAAGTGAATGAGGCGGAGATGAGCTACAAATTGGAGTGGATGGACTGGGCGACACGGAGGAAGGGAGCTTGTACAACCCATTGTCATTCAGGCCGTGAAGAAGAACTCTCCCCGAGCCCTGTTCCTTTAACTCAATGTAAGTGTTGGTTTCCAAAGTGAATTTATGAACGGAAATAAGATTTTTGGTGATTAATGGAACATGTAACACATTTTGTAGAAGAAATGATGTAGTGGGTGAGGAAAATTTTGTGGTACCAATGTGTTCAATAGGTAACCCATTACCATTACCCATGCGGATTTGATCACACCTGAGTAAGGAGGGGCACTGAGGTTGAGGTTGGCAAGGTCGGATGTCACAACAAAACTTTAGGATAATAGTGTTATCCTTTATAAGGAGCAACAAATACCCTCACAACTAATGCTCATCTTGCCTCTCTAGGTCTTGCATTTCAACCTGTTCATGGAAAATTTCACTCGATAACCTTGTAGTTGAAGATGAGAATTCTTGTCCACCACTTCCATGAGAGTGTACTCTCCCCGAATGTTTTAAGCCACTGACATCAGTATGGCCTGGAATGGTGGCACCTTCTGATGAGCTTTGCTGCCAGCTACCAAAGTATGCAGCACTTCAAGATCTCCTAGATGACGTTGTTCGCAAAAGATCCAAACCCAAAAGCTAAAATTCGTAGAAGGAGAAGGAACAAACCTGGGAGAAcgaaaggattttttttttttttgtctgagcAATGGAAGAACCGAAGGAGgagggatttttttttgcttttgacgTGGCAGTTTTTACACTttcgatttttttaaaacaaatccCAATCATGTACCGTCTcagaactggagaggatccggaTCCAAACATAGAGATTGAGATTTGATTCGAGCAAAAGAGGTGATACGAGGCTTTGCGGGTTTACTGATTTgcagagggggggggggggggggggggggggggggggggggggtcattTCAGAACGGATTTGGGCCTCGATTAATTAGCCTTTCAATCCGCCAACCAGCCCAAATACTgaggagtgaaaaaaaaaaaataataaaataaaaaatgaaatgctaTTGCCTATTGTGATACGTTTCTTGAAATTTGAATTGTGCGCTGTTTTTGGGCCAAGACAACCCACCCATATAAAACACGAAGAGAACCAGATATACACCTGGTTCAAGATACGTATCCGGCCATTTCTATATACAAAGAAATTAACTACACATAAACTGAACTCATTTTTTAATTCtcttaaaaacattttcaaagcATTTAGAGGAAACTTGCTTAGCCCACACCTCACGGCGATCGAGGCTGCACAAAGTCTGTTCTCCTTCATCATGAAATTCTGTTCTCCTCTCCCCCCTTGAAGCAAAGAATATTAATAAAACCAGCAACAAGATGATAAAAAAGTACGCCATTCATGCACCAGAATACTAAAGCAGATGCAGTACCACCTTCACCTTTTTCCCTTTCATCTGATTCCCCACTCTTTTTTACCGagtgaaaaaattgaatttgaacTTCAAACGAAATTGGCgagaaagaataataaaatcagATTACTGTCTCATATAAATCAAGAACAAAAAACTTCTGAGGAGGTTCTTCTAACTAACTATATTCCTTTAGAATTTTATTGATATTAGTAAAATCCGTCCCTTacataaaaaaacagaaagggATCAAGCGGTTATAACCATATACGATCTGTAAATCTCTCTgatagtccaaaaaaaaaaaaaaaactcaaaatttcaCGGCCAGTCATCTTCGATAACTGAAGCCAAGCCAGTGACGATCCTAACCCCAACCAGTGCACCTTTTGGCTTGACCTCCGGAGGCTTCCATTCTTTCCCCACCGTCGCCTTATCTTCCTCTCCAGAACTTTCGCTCAGAGCGAAAACGGGCTCGGCCAACTCGGTCTCATCTGCAGAGTCTTCCTCTCCGCGACTCTGTCCGAACTCGTGGCTGGTCCCGATCATCAAAGGCTTTTCACGTTTGGCAGCCGTCCCTGAGGTGGGCGTGGAGCGCGGGTGTGGAGTGAGCCACTTGGCCTTGACGTACTCGGCTTTTCTCCACGGTGGAATGTGCATATCCTTCATTTTGAGACTCTGCTTTGCGGCCTCCGCTACGATGGTGATGATCCTCTGGAGACGATCGGCCTTGCCGACAAAGAGCTGCGGAAGGCTCTGGAGGATCGCCTTGTAGGCCTTGGTTGATCGAGCGATTTCGAATTCTGATCTGAAGTCGATATCGATCAGAAATCTGTCCCCTTCCATTATCACGTCTATGTATTCGTACTCTCCTAAATAAATACATTAGGatatattatatcaattttcTCAGGAAATTGTAGAATGAAAGATTCTTAATTGAATAGACTAGGATGTTGGTGCTCGTTTGGATTTCCTTTCCTTTGATGATCTTTGATTTCTCGGCGAGCAAACGGAGAATAAACagaaacatgcaccaaaaacttaaaaatagaAAGTCTTTCCCAGCGGAACACAGGTTTAATTGGCTCTCTTGTCATTTCCGAAATATTTTCGGTAGCGAAACAGAAGAAttagatatttttgttttccttttcgaGAATTTCAACATGTttccagcaaccaaacagaagaGACAGATGTTTTGGGGACACAAAGAGGCaaaatttcagagagagagcgagagagtacCGGCGGGATAGGAGGGAGATTTTTCCCAGTGAGATTTGCAGATAGAGGAGTCGTATCCCAGAGCCGACAGTCCATCAGTGACAACCTTCCTGCAAAACTCGTCTTTACGCTTACAGATCTTGTTCTTCTCTACGATCTTCGCCGTGTCCGCGAGCAGATTCCTCTCACATACACTCGCGCACGGCACCAGACCCTGCGTacacaaacaaaaacatttttcaaaacgcgtaaaacaaaaattagaagTTAAATTATCTTTTTACCTTTAGTATTTCACAAGCTTCCGTGCAACAAGAATAATTAGAGTCGTTGTGAGAATCAAAATCGTCTTCGGAGCTATCGGTGCAGTTCCGATTGAAGCAGTTGCAGCGGTTACGGCCGCACCTCGACGCACCGGATTGCTTCTCATTGTTCTCTTCGATGAAGCTTTGCACCATCTTGGCCAAGCACGCGGAGCTCGGCTCAAACTCGACCGACGAGCCATTACAGCCGTCCTTGAAAAAATGCGGCTCCTCGACACCGACCTTCTCCGCGGCGGAATTCCTAAGAACATTCAGGAACTGGCGCTCGAAGAGCCGCTTGAGCCGCGACTTCACCACTGGCTTCACCGGCTTGCAGTCTTCAGGAGTGTGAGAATTGATCGGCTGGATCCTCATTGGGAAAGGCGTGATCAGCGTGATCAATATCACGAGAAAGTTCTCAGCAGTACCTCCGATGTTCAATTTTCCATTTTGTGCTCCATTTCCAAAAGTTTAACGGCCTACCTATACCTAAGTCTCTAACTCCTACAACTCATCGATCGAGCTCGGATCTTCGCCTTCGATTTCAAAATTTGAGGACGAAGAAACTTATAATATGGCCAAAAATCAAAGCgcttttttaccaaattttgaGGCGTTTAAGCTAAAGCGGTTATTATATAGTTTTTAGGCTCTGATTGCGAGACAAAGCATGGAATAACTTCGAAACTCTGctatgttaaaaaaaagaaaagaaaaaaaaaagtcgctTTTGCTTAGGAGTTCCAAAATACGGTTATGGCTCCCGAAATACGCGACCGCACGTGACGTTTGTGCTTAGGCAACAAGGAGAACGATCGATCGTCGGAGCCACCATTTCCCGGCGACGAAGATGAATTTCCCAGCGAGGTGATCGCCGGCAACggaactgagagagagagagggaagagtTACGATTGTTTGTGGTATTGCTTCTAGGCTACAAGGAGCGGAGAGGGCGGATGGTGTGGGGAATTTAAAGGGTAGGGTAAGGGGTGCTGACTATGACTGATTTGACACGTGGATATCCGACGTGGCGGGAGGTTGCGAGGTGCAGATGAGGGTACGTGTCGAGAAGTGAAGCTCGGTTGGTTTCGTGGTGCCGGTTAGACGATGCCACGTTATGGCTGGTGACAATAAGGGCGAGTTTCGAATGTCGAAAATGGCCCTCTACCTTTTACATGCCCCCCCTCCTCCGCTCTTGATACGGACGTTGTCAGAGCCACCACCTCGTGAGGAGGCATAGGGTAAAGTTTAGATAAGTGTGTTAGTTTCATCTTCTGGTTCTTATTGGACGAAATTGCCCTCGTCGAGGTGGATGGTGAGACTTTTAATTAGAGCGAACATCTTGTCCAGAAAGCTAGTGGACAATAAGGGTTGTATGGTCATTTGGTGCGCTCTAACTTCCAAGCTTCGAGTGGTGTGAGTGGAAATTCCCTGGGGCAATGAGGCAGTTGGAGTGGCCGGTTGGACGAAAATGTCCCTTTGTAGACCCAACAAATGAAGACGAGAGTATCGTGTTGGAGAAGCTAGAATGGACATAGCGTCGCGTCGACCTATCACTCGTATTGCTTTTTCGGTAAGCATCACCATCTGAGAACCGGCCCGGAATTCACTTTCCTGTACAAAAGCGCTGTTTGGCAAAAACATGAACGGAATAGAATAGTgccttttattgtttttgtatttttttttttttttttttcactttttcatataaaatattgtcattttttttttatatcacatcaataatttttttattactattcaaataaaaaaatttattacaatacaaaattttttcacttttctatacaaattatttttactttatattacaccatcactttttactaatttgaaaattagtaactcactactctgttatgtatatttctttgccaaacaagatCAAAGATTTGTTTGGGgtgcgatttttaaaaaatatttaaaattatgaatattgaaaaaaattatttttttaaaattatatttgaattgtttaaaaaatctgatataaaattaaaaaaagttagataaaatttaagtagaatttaaattctgaAGGCAGTGTTTGAAAAGTATTTGAAAAGCAAAAATCACCCAAATATGTTCTTAAACTTTGTTGCATACCACACAAATATTTTAC
The Alnus glutinosa chromosome 14, dhAlnGlut1.1, whole genome shotgun sequence genome window above contains:
- the LOC133858078 gene encoding uncharacterized protein LOC133858078, with the protein product MRIQPINSHTPEDCKPVKPVVKSRLKRLFERQFLNVLRNSAAEKVGVEEPHFFKDGCNGSSVEFEPSSACLAKMVQSFIEENNEKQSGASRCGRNRCNCFNRNCTDSSEDDFDSHNDSNYSCCTEACEILKGLVPCASVCERNLLADTAKIVEKNKICKRKDEFCRKVVTDGLSALGYDSSICKSHWEKSPSYPAGEYEYIDVIMEGDRFLIDIDFRSEFEIARSTKAYKAILQSLPQLFVGKADRLQRIITIVAEAAKQSLKMKDMHIPPWRKAEYVKAKWLTPHPRSTPTSGTAAKREKPLMIGTSHEFGQSRGEEDSADETELAEPVFALSESSGEEDKATVGKEWKPPEVKPKGALVGVRIVTGLASVIEDDWP